The following coding sequences lie in one Pirellulales bacterium genomic window:
- a CDS encoding PSP1 C-terminal domain-containing protein gives MSRHHFVRVGLMGHVGRFTSVDAVAYPRASRVVVRTGRGLETGEVLGPSEEAATHGNTDGSILRGLTVEDELLVARLEKNRQKALEACTARLAQRGITATLFDVEHLFDGRSLFFYFLGEVTPEIEAITAELAEVYDAAAEFRKFSETLTAGCGPGCGTEEGAGHASGGCTLCAKACAVAGACGTKRK, from the coding sequence ATGTCGCGGCATCACTTTGTACGAGTGGGTTTAATGGGGCACGTCGGCCGGTTCACTTCCGTCGACGCCGTCGCTTATCCCCGCGCCAGCCGCGTCGTTGTCCGCACCGGCCGGGGCTTGGAAACCGGCGAAGTGCTGGGCCCGTCCGAAGAAGCGGCAACCCATGGCAATACCGACGGTTCGATTCTCCGCGGTCTGACCGTGGAAGACGAACTGCTAGTGGCCCGGCTGGAAAAGAACCGGCAGAAAGCGCTGGAGGCATGCACGGCGCGCCTTGCGCAGCGGGGCATTACAGCCACGTTATTCGACGTGGAGCATTTGTTCGACGGCCGCTCGTTGTTCTTCTATTTTTTGGGCGAAGTGACGCCGGAAATCGAAGCCATTACCGCCGAGCTGGCCGAAGTGTATGATGCCGCCGCGGAGTTTCGTAAATTTTCCGAAACGCTGACCGCCGGTTGCGGCCCCGGCTGCGGCACAGAAGAAGGCGCCGGTCATGCCAGCGGCGGTTGCACACTGTGCGCCAAAGCCTGCGCTGTCGCTGGAGCGTGTGGAACGAAACGAAAATAA